One window of Biomphalaria glabrata chromosome 6, xgBioGlab47.1, whole genome shotgun sequence genomic DNA carries:
- the LOC106066662 gene encoding uncharacterized protein LOC106066662, producing MVNVPKQRRTFCKGKKCKKHTVHKVTQYKAGKASLYAQGKRRYDRKQSGYGGQSKPVFRKKAKTTRKIVLRMECTECKYRKQLPIKRCKHFELGGDKKRKGQMVMF from the exons ATG gTGAACGTACCAAAGCAACGTAGAACTTTTTGCAAAggcaaaaaatgcaaaaaacaTACCGTTCACAAAGTTACTCAGTATAAGGCTGGCAAGGCTTCATTGTATGCCCAAG gtaAAAGGCGTTACGACAGAAAACAGAGTGGTTATGGTGGTCAGTCCAAACCAGTTTTTAGGAAGAAG gcCAAGACCACCAGGAAGATAGTTTTGCGTATGGAGTGCACAGAATGCAAATACAGGAAACAGTTACCAATTAAGCGATGCAAGCACTTTGAACTTGGTGGTGATAAGAAGAGAAAG ggCCAGATGGTTATGTTTTAA